Proteins encoded in a region of the Pseudomonas shahriarae genome:
- a CDS encoding SCP2 sterol-binding domain-containing protein has protein sequence MTDVAKAVEAMKAKFNPAAADGLDLVFGFRIDESQNFSLIVKDNTCELQEGVNPDAQVTLVMDAETMKGIVSGETDGMQAFMGGKLRAEGDMMLAMKLSELFPA, from the coding sequence ATGACTGACGTAGCTAAAGCCGTAGAAGCAATGAAAGCCAAATTCAACCCAGCCGCTGCCGACGGCCTGGACCTGGTGTTCGGTTTCCGTATCGACGAGAGCCAGAACTTCTCCCTGATCGTCAAGGACAACACCTGCGAACTGCAAGAAGGCGTGAACCCTGACGCCCAGGTAACTCTGGTGATGGACGCTGAAACCATGAAAGGTATCGTCAGCGGCGAAACCGACGGCATGCAGGCCTTCATGGGCGGCAAACTGCGCGCCGAAGGCGACATGATGCTGGCGATGAAACTGAGCGAACTGTTCCCAGCCTGA
- the hglS gene encoding 2-oxoadipate dioxygenase/decarboxylase HglS, which produces MPNPRFISPDAIRKDFSKAMSDMYREEVPLYGALLELVAETNARVLASDPDLAQQLQHTGEIQRLDMERHGAIRLGSAYELATISRLFAVMGMHPVGYYDLTPAGVPVHSTAFRAVHESALQTSPFRVFTSLLRLELIENLELRAFAESALAKRSIFTPRALALIEQAEADGGLNASDAQAFIQQALETFRWHHTATVSAAQYQQLSDQHRLIADVVAFKGPHINHLTPRTLDIDRVQADMPGKGITPKAVIEGPPRRQCPILLRQTSFKALDEAIAFTDAKGSHSARFGEIEQRGVALTPKGRALYDQLLNAARDELGAFPNEANAQRYTELMAQHFQAFPDNHRAMREQGLAYFRYRVTDKGRAAEKDAPQSLDALIEAGYVDIEPLVYEDFLPVSAAGIFQSNLGDAAQSHYAANANQAEFEQALGRQTLDELQLYADTQQRSIDACLQVLRT; this is translated from the coding sequence ATGCCTAACCCGCGTTTTATCAGCCCCGATGCCATCCGCAAAGACTTCTCCAAGGCCATGTCCGACATGTACCGCGAGGAAGTGCCGCTGTATGGCGCGCTGCTGGAGTTGGTGGCCGAAACCAATGCCCGGGTGCTGGCGAGCGATCCAGACCTGGCGCAGCAACTGCAGCACACCGGCGAAATCCAGCGCCTGGACATGGAGCGCCACGGCGCCATCCGCCTGGGCAGCGCCTATGAGCTGGCAACCATCAGCCGCCTGTTTGCAGTAATGGGCATGCACCCGGTGGGTTACTACGACCTCACCCCGGCCGGCGTGCCGGTGCATTCCACAGCCTTTCGCGCCGTGCATGAAAGCGCCTTGCAGACCAGCCCGTTCCGGGTCTTCACCTCGCTGCTGCGCCTGGAGCTGATCGAAAACCTTGAACTGCGGGCCTTTGCCGAATCAGCCCTGGCCAAGCGCTCCATCTTCACCCCACGGGCCCTGGCCCTGATCGAACAGGCCGAAGCCGACGGCGGCCTGAATGCCAGCGATGCCCAGGCCTTTATCCAGCAAGCCCTGGAAACCTTTCGCTGGCACCACACCGCCACGGTCAGCGCGGCCCAGTACCAGCAACTCAGCGACCAGCACCGGCTGATTGCCGACGTGGTGGCCTTCAAGGGCCCGCATATCAATCACCTGACCCCACGCACCCTGGACATCGACCGCGTACAAGCCGACATGCCCGGCAAAGGCATCACCCCCAAAGCCGTGATCGAAGGCCCACCCCGCCGCCAATGCCCGATCCTGCTACGCCAGACCAGTTTCAAGGCCCTCGACGAAGCCATTGCCTTTACCGATGCCAAGGGCAGCCACAGCGCACGCTTTGGCGAAATCGAACAACGTGGCGTGGCCCTGACGCCCAAGGGCCGGGCGCTCTATGACCAACTGCTCAACGCCGCGCGGGACGAACTGGGTGCCTTTCCCAATGAAGCCAACGCCCAGCGCTATACCGAACTGATGGCACAGCACTTCCAGGCCTTCCCGGATAACCATCGGGCCATGCGCGAGCAAGGTTTGGCGTACTTTCGCTACCGAGTGACCGACAAGGGCCGTGCCGCCGAGAAGGACGCGCCACAGAGTCTGGACGCGTTGATCGAGGCGGGTTACGTCGATATCGAACCGTTGGTGTATGAAGATTTTCTGCCGGTCAGCGCGGCGGGGATTTTCCAGTCGAACCTGGGCGATGCGGCGCAGAGTCACTACGCGGCCAACGCCAACCAGGCTGAGTTTGAACAGGCCCTGGGCCGCCAGACTCTTGATGAGTTGCAGCTGTATGCAGACACCCAGCAGCGCTCGATCGACGCCTGCCTGCAGGTGCTGCGCACCTAG
- a CDS encoding DUF465 domain-containing protein produces MPVKHDLYQDLGLSKEDVQQRRASHHRLDVLLTQYDVADKEVLEAESASANDDDVENLKKKRLLIKDKIVEQLEQTKGH; encoded by the coding sequence ATGCCAGTGAAACATGATCTTTATCAGGATTTGGGGTTGAGCAAGGAGGATGTCCAGCAGCGTCGGGCAAGCCACCATCGGTTGGATGTATTGCTCACCCAGTATGACGTTGCCGACAAGGAGGTGCTGGAGGCTGAATCTGCAAGTGCCAATGACGATGATGTGGAGAACCTGAAGAAGAAACGCCTGTTGATCAAAGATAAAATCGTCGAACAACTGGAGCAGACCAAGGGGCATTAG
- a CDS encoding excinuclease ABC subunit UvrA → MTSSRHLPPATDLLAARPGFVRVRGAREHNLRNVDVDIPRDALVVFTGVSGSGKSSLAFSTLYAEAQRRYFESVAPYARRLIDQVGVPDVDSIEGLPPAVALQQQRGTPSTRSSVGSVTTLSSLIRMLYSRAGSYPPGQPMLYAEDFSPNLPQGACPQCHGLGRVYEVTEALMVPDPSLTIRQRAVAAWPLAWQGQNLRDILVTLGYDVDIPWRELPKKQRDWILFTEDTPTVPVYAGLTPEQTRDALKRKLEPSYQGTFSGARRYILHTFTHTQSALMKKRVAQFMQGSPCPLCEGKRLTKAALSVKFAGVDIGELSQLTLLQLAQLLRPVAEGKGRVKLSVEKRLAAQRIAQDLLERVSTLTDLGLGYLSLERSTPTLSSGELQRLRLATQLGSQLFGVIYVLDEPSAGLHPADGEALFTALERLKAAGNSLFVVEHDLETMRRADWLIDVGPAAGEQGGQVLYSGPPAGLAQIAASQTREYLFAEPRPLNTSRRAPSGWLSLEGVSRNNLDEVSVDFPLGCFTAVTGISGSGKSSLVSQALLDLVGEGLGRVVVSDDEPDLEDPAPQTSSGRIRAGLEQIRRLVQVDQKPIGRTPRSNLATYTGLFDNVRKLFAATPAAKKHHYDAGQFSFNVAKGRCPKCEGEGFVSVELLFMPSVYAPCPTCHGARYNPQTLAITWQGLNIAQVLGLTVEQAVDVFAEQPSVLRALRVLRDIGLGYLRLGQPANELSGGEAQRIKLATELQRTARGATLYVLDEPTTGLHPRDVDRLLLQLNHLVDAGHTVIVVEHEMRVVAQSDWVIDIGPGAGDQGGNVVASGTPQHLAQNQTSRTAPFLARELGQGN, encoded by the coding sequence ATGACTTCATCGCGCCACTTGCCGCCTGCCACTGATCTTCTGGCCGCGCGCCCCGGTTTTGTCCGGGTGCGCGGCGCCCGGGAACATAACCTGCGCAATGTCGATGTGGACATCCCACGGGATGCTCTGGTGGTGTTCACCGGGGTGTCGGGGTCGGGCAAATCATCCCTGGCGTTTTCCACGTTGTACGCCGAGGCGCAGCGGCGTTACTTCGAGTCGGTCGCGCCTTATGCCCGGCGCCTGATTGACCAGGTGGGCGTGCCGGATGTGGATTCCATCGAGGGGCTGCCGCCGGCCGTGGCCCTGCAACAGCAGCGGGGCACGCCGAGCACGCGCTCGTCGGTGGGCAGCGTGACCACCTTGTCCAGCCTGATCCGTATGCTCTATTCCCGTGCCGGCAGTTATCCGCCGGGGCAGCCGATGCTGTATGCCGAAGACTTTTCGCCGAACCTGCCCCAGGGCGCCTGCCCGCAGTGCCACGGCCTGGGCCGCGTGTATGAAGTGACCGAGGCACTGATGGTGCCCGATCCGTCCCTGACCATCCGCCAGCGGGCGGTCGCCGCCTGGCCGCTGGCCTGGCAGGGGCAAAACCTGCGGGACATCCTTGTGACCCTGGGCTACGACGTCGATATCCCCTGGCGCGAGCTGCCGAAAAAACAGCGCGACTGGATCCTCTTCACCGAGGACACGCCCACGGTGCCGGTGTATGCCGGCTTGACCCCGGAGCAGACCCGCGACGCCCTCAAGCGCAAACTCGAACCCAGCTACCAGGGGACTTTCAGCGGCGCCCGTCGCTACATTCTGCATACCTTCACCCACACCCAGAGCGCGCTGATGAAAAAGCGTGTCGCGCAATTTATGCAAGGCAGCCCGTGCCCCTTGTGCGAGGGCAAGCGCCTGACCAAGGCCGCGTTGTCGGTGAAGTTTGCCGGGGTGGATATTGGCGAGCTGTCGCAACTGACATTGTTGCAACTGGCGCAGCTCCTGCGCCCGGTGGCCGAGGGCAAGGGCCGGGTAAAACTCTCGGTGGAAAAACGCCTGGCCGCCCAGCGCATCGCCCAGGATTTGCTGGAGCGGGTCAGCACCCTGACCGACCTGGGCCTGGGCTATCTGTCCCTGGAGCGCAGCACGCCAACCCTGTCCTCTGGCGAATTGCAGCGCTTGCGCCTGGCGACGCAATTGGGCTCGCAACTGTTCGGCGTGATCTATGTGCTGGACGAACCGTCGGCCGGCTTGCATCCGGCGGATGGCGAAGCCCTGTTCACGGCGTTGGAGCGCCTGAAAGCCGCCGGCAATTCACTGTTTGTGGTGGAACACGACCTGGAAACCATGCGCCGTGCCGACTGGTTGATCGACGTCGGCCCGGCGGCGGGCGAGCAGGGTGGCCAGGTGCTGTACAGCGGCCCACCGGCAGGCCTGGCACAGATTGCAGCGTCACAGACCCGCGAATACCTGTTTGCCGAGCCGCGCCCGCTGAACACCTCGCGCCGTGCGCCGAGCGGCTGGCTCAGCCTGGAAGGGGTCAGCCGCAATAACCTCGACGAGGTGAGCGTGGACTTTCCCCTGGGCTGTTTTACTGCTGTGACGGGGATTTCCGGCTCGGGTAAATCCAGCCTGGTCAGCCAGGCCCTGCTGGACCTGGTGGGTGAGGGGCTGGGTCGGGTGGTGGTCAGCGACGACGAGCCCGACCTCGAAGACCCGGCGCCGCAAACCAGCAGTGGCCGCATCCGCGCGGGCCTGGAGCAGATCCGCCGCCTGGTGCAGGTGGACCAGAAGCCCATCGGCCGCACCCCGCGCTCCAACCTCGCGACCTACACTGGCCTGTTCGATAACGTGCGCAAGCTGTTCGCCGCCACCCCAGCGGCGAAAAAACACCACTACGATGCCGGGCAGTTCTCCTTCAACGTCGCCAAGGGTCGTTGCCCGAAGTGCGAGGGTGAGGGGTTTGTCAGCGTCGAATTGTTGTTTATGCCCAGCGTCTACGCACCTTGCCCGACCTGTCACGGCGCGCGCTACAACCCCCAGACCCTGGCGATTACCTGGCAGGGCCTGAACATTGCCCAGGTGCTGGGCTTGACCGTTGAGCAGGCGGTGGACGTCTTCGCCGAACAACCCAGCGTGCTGCGCGCGCTGCGGGTCCTGCGCGACATCGGCCTGGGCTACCTGCGCCTGGGCCAGCCGGCCAACGAGCTGTCCGGTGGCGAGGCCCAGCGGATCAAACTGGCCACCGAACTGCAACGTACCGCACGGGGCGCAACCCTGTATGTCCTCGACGAGCCCACCACCGGCCTGCACCCCCGTGATGTCGACCGCCTGCTGCTGCAACTCAACCACCTGGTGGATGCCGGTCACACAGTGATCGTGGTCGAACACGAAATGCGCGTGGTGGCCCAGAGCGACTGGGTCATCGACATCGGCCCAGGCGCCGGCGACCAGGGCGGCAACGTCGTCGCCAGCGGCACGCCCCAGCACCTCGCCCAGAACCAAACCAGCCGCACTGCCCCCTTCCTCGCACGCGAGCTGGGCCAAGGGAATTGA